One segment of Tamlana crocina DNA contains the following:
- the pyrH gene encoding UMP kinase: MKYKRILLKLSGEALMGSRQYGIDPERLAEYAQDIKTITDKGIEVAIVIGGGNIFRGVAGASKGMDRVQGDHMGMLATVINGLALQGALEDIDIPTRLQTAIKINEVAEPFIRRKAMRHLEKGRVVIFGGGTGNPYFTTDSAAVLRAIEIEADVILKGTRVDGIYNADPEKDTTAVKFNSISFDDVLRKGLKVMDTTAFTLSQENKLPIIVFDMNTKGNLLKVVSGENIGTVVNV; this comes from the coding sequence ATGAAATATAAAAGAATACTCCTTAAATTATCTGGTGAAGCCTTAATGGGAAGTCGTCAATATGGTATCGACCCAGAGCGATTGGCCGAATATGCGCAAGACATTAAAACCATTACCGATAAAGGTATAGAGGTAGCCATAGTTATTGGGGGCGGAAATATTTTTAGGGGTGTTGCCGGAGCCAGCAAGGGCATGGACCGTGTTCAGGGCGACCACATGGGTATGCTTGCTACCGTAATTAACGGACTAGCTTTACAAGGCGCTTTGGAGGATATCGATATTCCAACCCGATTGCAAACAGCCATAAAAATCAATGAAGTGGCCGAGCCTTTTATAAGACGAAAAGCTATGCGTCATTTGGAAAAAGGCCGTGTGGTTATTTTTGGAGGCGGAACGGGAAATCCTTATTTCACCACAGATTCGGCAGCCGTACTTCGTGCCATTGAAATTGAAGCCGATGTGATTTTAAAAGGTACTCGTGTAGATGGTATTTACAACGCCGATCCGGAAAAAGACACCACTGCAGTTAAATTCAACTCCATTTCATTTGACGACGTTTTACGAAAAGGCTTAAAAGTAATGGACACCACTGCTTTCACCTTAAGCCAGGAAAATAAATTGCCTATTATTGTTTTCGATATGAATACCAAAGGGAATCTGCTTAAGGTCGTTTCTGGTGAAAACATAGGTACAGTGGTTAACGTATAG
- a CDS encoding type 1 glutamine amidotransferase domain-containing protein, with translation MEDLKKKTVAILATNGFEESELKEPKKALEEAGADVHIVSLEKGEIKGWTNGNWSSETYQVDKTVDEVTHSDYNALMLPGGVINPDLLRKNEKAIGFVKSFFENKKPVGAICHAPWLLAEADVLQGRKVTSYDSIKTDIKNAGAHWVDQEVVVDEGLVTSRNPNDLPAFNSKLVEEVYEGKHEMQTA, from the coding sequence ATGGAAGATTTAAAGAAAAAGACCGTTGCAATTTTAGCAACCAATGGATTTGAAGAAAGTGAATTAAAAGAACCTAAAAAAGCTTTGGAAGAAGCCGGTGCCGATGTTCACATTGTTTCTCTTGAAAAAGGAGAAATTAAAGGTTGGACCAACGGCAATTGGAGCAGTGAAACCTATCAGGTAGATAAAACTGTAGATGAAGTGACCCACAGCGATTACAATGCTTTGATGCTTCCAGGCGGGGTAATTAACCCTGACTTGCTCAGAAAAAATGAAAAGGCAATAGGTTTTGTAAAATCGTTTTTTGAAAATAAAAAACCAGTCGGCGCCATTTGCCATGCACCTTGGTTGTTGGCGGAAGCCGATGTATTACAGGGAAGAAAAGTGACTTCTTACGATTCTATTAAAACCGATATTAAAAATGCAGGCGCCCATTGGGTAGATCAAGAGGTTGTTGTAGATGAAGGATTGGTAACCAGCAGAAACCCTAACGATTTGCCGGCATTCAACTCGAAATTGGTTGAAGAGGTTTATGAAGGTAAACACGAAATGCAAACAGCTTAA
- the rpsB gene encoding 30S ribosomal protein S2: MAVEVKELLEAGVHFGHLTRKWDPNMAPYVYMERNGIHIINLYKTAAKIDEAGAALAKIAASGRKILFVATKKQAKDIVAEKAGDINMPYITERWPGGMLTNFVTIRKAVKKMASIDRMKKDGTFNTLSKKERLQVDRLRAKLEKNLGSISDMTRLPGALFVVDIKREHIAIKEAQKLNIPIFAMVDTNSDPRQVDYVIPANDDASKSIDKILSHVTSAISTGLAERKAEKEASDKDAPKAKKAVAANEEE, encoded by the coding sequence ATGGCAGTAGAAGTAAAAGAATTACTGGAAGCAGGTGTACATTTTGGACACCTTACACGTAAGTGGGACCCAAACATGGCGCCTTACGTATATATGGAGCGTAACGGCATCCATATCATTAACCTATATAAAACAGCGGCTAAAATTGATGAGGCCGGAGCAGCTCTTGCTAAAATTGCAGCTTCAGGACGTAAAATTTTATTCGTTGCCACTAAAAAACAAGCAAAGGATATTGTTGCTGAAAAAGCTGGCGATATTAACATGCCTTACATCACAGAAAGATGGCCAGGTGGTATGTTAACCAACTTCGTAACGATTAGAAAAGCCGTAAAGAAAATGGCTTCTATCGATAGAATGAAGAAAGACGGTACTTTCAACACATTATCTAAAAAAGAGCGTTTACAAGTAGACCGTTTAAGAGCTAAGTTAGAGAAAAACTTAGGTTCTATTAGCGACATGACTCGTTTACCAGGTGCATTGTTTGTTGTAGATATTAAGCGTGAGCACATCGCGATTAAAGAAGCTCAAAAATTAAACATTCCAATCTTTGCAATGGTTGATACCAACTCTGACCCACGTCAAGTTGATTACGTAATCCCTGCAAACGACGATGCTTCAAAATCGATTGATAAAATTTTATCTCACGTAACTTCAGCAATTTCAACTGGTTTAGCAGAGCGTAAAGCTGAAAAAGAAGCTTCTGATAAAGATGCTCCTAAAGCTAAAAAAGCGGTTGCCGCAAACGAAGAAGAATAA
- the rpsI gene encoding 30S ribosomal protein S9 codes for MEVIHKIGRRKTAVARAYVAAGSGNITINKKDIANYFTTATLQYKVKQPLTMTNNESNFDITVNVYGGGITGQAEAVRLAISRAMCEVDAENRGILKPEGLLTRDPRMVERKKFGQKKARKKFQFSKR; via the coding sequence ATGGAAGTAATTCACAAAATCGGCCGTAGAAAGACGGCTGTTGCTCGTGCTTATGTTGCTGCTGGAAGCGGAAACATAACGATTAACAAAAAAGACATAGCTAATTACTTTACTACAGCTACTTTACAGTACAAAGTAAAGCAACCTTTAACTATGACTAACAATGAAAGCAACTTTGATATTACCGTAAATGTATATGGAGGTGGTATTACTGGACAAGCGGAAGCTGTACGTTTAGCCATTTCGCGCGCTATGTGCGAAGTAGATGCAGAAAACAGAGGCATCCTTAAGCCAGAAGGTTTGTTAACAAGAGATCCAAGAATGGTAGAGCGTAAGAAATTCGGTCAGAAGAAAGCGCGTAAGAAATTCCAGTTCTCTAAACGTTAA
- the frr gene encoding ribosome recycling factor has protein sequence MNEDIQFILDGTKESMDNAIKHLKKQFLNIRAGKASPAMLGSVMVDYYGSQTPLSQVANVNTPDGRTITVQPWEKGMLQEIERGIAYANLGFNPMNNGDTIIINVPPLTEERRQTLAKQAKAEAEDAKVSIRTARKDAMNDIKKLDDVSEDVKSNAEIDVQQITDNYVKKVDELFDNKEKEIMTV, from the coding sequence ATGAACGAAGACATACAATTTATATTAGACGGCACTAAAGAATCGATGGACAACGCCATTAAGCACTTAAAAAAGCAATTTCTTAACATTCGTGCTGGCAAAGCCAGCCCTGCCATGTTGGGCAGTGTAATGGTTGATTATTACGGCTCGCAAACCCCACTTAGCCAAGTGGCCAATGTGAACACCCCCGATGGAAGGACCATTACCGTTCAGCCATGGGAAAAAGGCATGCTACAGGAAATTGAGCGTGGTATTGCTTACGCTAACCTTGGTTTTAACCCGATGAACAATGGCGACACCATTATCATTAACGTACCGCCATTAACTGAAGAGCGCAGACAAACCTTGGCCAAACAAGCCAAAGCCGAAGCTGAAGACGCCAAAGTAAGTATCCGTACGGCAAGGAAAGACGCCATGAACGATATTAAAAAACTGGATGACGTATCGGAAGACGTTAAAAGCAATGCCGAAATCGATGTACAACAAATCACCGATAATTACGTTAAAAAGGTTGATGAACTCTTTGACAACAAAGAAAAAGAAATCATGACAGTATAA
- the tsf gene encoding translation elongation factor Ts produces the protein MSTTVKVTAAEVNKLRQATGAGMMDCKKALVEAEGDFDKAIEVLRKKGQKVAEKRADRDSSEGAAVAKVNADQTAGVAIVLGCETDFVGKNENFLALANDLAELALNYNSKEEFLAADFNGMTVADKLVEQTGVIGEKLDINAFEKLEAPYVGSYVHINKIAALVGLTAKVDNAETLVKDVAMQVASMGATSLSYKDFDPAYVASETEARIAVIEKENIELGRLGKTLKNVPQYISMAQLTPEVLAKAEEEAKAQLAAEGKPEKIWGNILPGKMQRFVSDNTTLDQEQCLLDQKFIKDEKKTVAEYVSSYGEVEIAGFKRATVG, from the coding sequence ATGAGTACTACAGTAAAAGTTACAGCAGCTGAAGTAAACAAATTAAGACAAGCTACCGGTGCAGGTATGATGGACTGTAAAAAAGCGCTTGTTGAGGCTGAAGGCGATTTCGATAAAGCTATCGAAGTATTGCGTAAAAAAGGACAAAAAGTAGCAGAAAAGAGAGCCGATAGAGATTCTTCTGAAGGTGCTGCTGTTGCTAAAGTTAATGCAGATCAAACCGCTGGCGTTGCTATCGTTTTGGGTTGCGAAACAGACTTTGTTGGTAAAAACGAAAACTTCTTGGCTTTAGCTAACGATTTGGCCGAGCTTGCTTTAAACTACAACTCTAAGGAAGAATTTTTAGCGGCCGATTTTAACGGCATGACCGTTGCCGATAAATTAGTTGAGCAAACTGGTGTAATTGGTGAAAAACTAGACATCAACGCTTTTGAAAAATTAGAAGCACCTTACGTTGGTTCTTACGTTCACATTAACAAAATTGCTGCTTTGGTAGGATTGACCGCTAAAGTTGACAACGCTGAAACTTTAGTGAAAGACGTTGCTATGCAAGTCGCATCAATGGGTGCCACTTCTTTATCTTACAAAGATTTCGACCCAGCATACGTCGCTTCTGAAACTGAAGCTAGAATCGCTGTTATCGAAAAAGAAAACATCGAATTGGGCCGTTTAGGAAAAACTCTTAAAAATGTACCACAATACATTTCTATGGCGCAATTAACTCCTGAAGTATTGGCTAAAGCTGAAGAAGAAGCTAAAGCTCAATTAGCTGCTGAAGGAAAACCAGAAAAAATCTGGGGTAACATTTTACCAGGAAAAATGCAACGTTTTGTTTCAGACAACACTACTTTAGATCAAGAGCAATGCTTATTGGATCAAAAGTTCATCAAAGATGAAAAGAAAACTGTTGCCGAGTACGTCTCATCTTATGGTGAAGTTGAAATCGCTGGTTTCAAACGTGCTACAGTAGGATAA
- a CDS encoding DUF5686 family protein, whose product MLKRFIFLLFIAVSSFGNSQADYISATSIQQDSLKKRQFLQSIGNGYFPSKYFNADLRYLIKYNQYEGVRTGLGGVTNSAFSEKYRLNTYVVYGFRDHRFKYSFGGGFRVSEKTNSWVNLSYTDDLQETGSTKFLTDGRFFQFFEPRLLNIDLFHRHITKAISFDHEIHPKLLSETEFSISNILPTYRYAYQFNNTTISSFDLSIAKVALQWDPFNKIIASETGKTQTKQGYPKFTLQYTKSFNNLFKSNLEFSKVDFRTLYKFGDENDTFSEIILVSGIANGNTPITHLYHAYPNNITKETILQRFSVAGLNSFETMYFNEFFSDKFATVQFKHFLRPFNISERFKPQMVLITRYAIGDMAQPERHQNISFNSLKKGYTESGFELNKLLFGFGISFTYRYGAYHLPQIDDNVAFKFTFNVTL is encoded by the coding sequence ATGCTAAAGCGTTTTATTTTTCTTCTTTTTATTGCCGTTTCAAGCTTTGGAAATTCGCAAGCCGATTATATTTCCGCTACCAGCATTCAACAAGATTCGCTAAAAAAACGCCAATTCCTTCAAAGTATTGGTAACGGGTATTTCCCCTCAAAATATTTCAATGCCGATTTAAGGTATTTAATAAAATATAATCAATACGAAGGTGTGCGTACCGGACTTGGCGGAGTAACCAATAGTGCGTTTTCAGAAAAATATCGTCTGAACACCTACGTGGTTTATGGTTTTAGAGACCATCGCTTTAAGTACAGTTTTGGTGGCGGTTTTAGGGTTTCAGAAAAAACAAATAGTTGGGTGAACCTTTCCTATACCGACGACTTACAAGAAACCGGCAGCACCAAATTTTTAACCGATGGCAGATTCTTCCAGTTTTTTGAACCCCGCTTGCTTAACATCGACCTCTTCCATAGGCACATTACCAAAGCCATTTCGTTCGATCACGAAATACACCCTAAACTACTGTCCGAAACCGAATTTTCTATCAGCAATATTTTACCCACTTATAGATATGCTTATCAATTCAACAATACTACTATCAGTTCATTCGATTTGAGTATCGCCAAAGTTGCCTTGCAATGGGATCCGTTTAATAAAATTATAGCTTCAGAAACAGGAAAAACACAAACAAAACAGGGCTACCCAAAATTCACCCTGCAATATACCAAAAGCTTTAACAACCTTTTTAAAAGCAATTTGGAGTTTTCAAAAGTCGACTTCAGGACGCTTTATAAATTCGGGGACGAAAACGATACCTTTTCAGAAATTATATTAGTTTCGGGCATCGCCAATGGCAACACCCCAATTACGCATTTGTATCACGCCTACCCCAATAATATCACCAAGGAAACCATTTTACAACGTTTTTCGGTGGCCGGATTGAACAGTTTTGAAACCATGTATTTCAATGAGTTTTTCTCCGATAAATTTGCGACCGTTCAATTCAAACATTTTTTAAGACCGTTTAACATTTCCGAACGTTTTAAGCCCCAAATGGTTTTAATTACCCGATATGCTATTGGAGATATGGCTCAGCCCGAAAGGCATCAAAATATCAGTTTTAATTCCCTCAAAAAAGGCTATACCGAATCGGGTTTCGAACTCAACAAGTTACTCTTTGGTTTCGGTATTAGTTTCACCTACCGTTATGGGGCATACCATTTGCCGCAAATTGACGACAATGTGGCTTTTAAATTTACATTTAACGTCACTTTATAA
- the rplM gene encoding 50S ribosomal protein L13, translating to MDTLSYKTISANKATVNKEWVVVDAEGQALGRLASKVAKLLRGKHKPNFTPHVDCGDNVIVINADKVTLSGNKWNDKTYIRHTGYPGGQRSLTATELYGKDPARVVEKSVKGMLPKNKLGADLFRNLTVVVGTEHKHEAQKPKAINLNEFN from the coding sequence GTGGACACATTAAGCTACAAAACGATTTCGGCCAACAAAGCTACTGTAAATAAAGAGTGGGTTGTTGTTGATGCTGAAGGTCAGGCGCTTGGTCGTTTAGCTTCTAAAGTTGCAAAACTTTTAAGAGGTAAACACAAGCCAAACTTCACACCTCATGTTGATTGTGGTGATAACGTAATTGTTATCAACGCAGACAAAGTCACTTTATCTGGTAACAAATGGAACGATAAAACGTACATTCGTCACACTGGATATCCAGGAGGTCAAAGAAGTTTAACTGCTACCGAATTGTACGGAAAAGATCCTGCAAGAGTAGTAGAGAAATCAGTAAAAGGAATGTTACCTAAAAACAAATTAGGTGCCGATTTATTCCGTAACCTAACTGTTGTTGTTGGTACAGAGCACAAACACGAAGCCCAAAAGCCAAAAGCAATCAATTTAAACGAATTTAATTAA
- the asnS gene encoding asparagine--tRNA ligase: protein MQSKTVKQLLTEDIVTPDVEVKGWVRTFRANRFIALNDGSTLNNIQCVVDFEKIDENTLKRITTGAAIHVKGKLVASQGKGQSVEIQVKELVVLGDSDPEKYPIQPKKHSFEFLRENAHLRTRTSTFSAVMRLRSALSFAIHKYFNDNGFYYMHSPIITGSDAEGAGEMFRVTNLDLKNLPKDDNGNIDYSEDFFGKETNLTVSGQLEAETYAMSLGKVYTFGPTFRAENSNTSRHLAEFWMIEPEVAFMDLAGNMDLAEDFMKSVIQYILDNNREDLEFLDKRLQDEDKTKPQAERSSMGLIEKLNFVTDNHFKRVSYTEAIDILRNSKPNKKKKFKYLIDDWGCDLQSEHERFLVEKHFKCPVILFDYPANIKAFYMRLNDDGKTVRAMDILFPGIGEIVGGAQREERLDVLKQKMSVLDIPEEELWWYLDLRKYGTAVHSGFGLGFERLVMFATGMSNIRDVIPFPRTPQNAEF from the coding sequence ATGCAATCTAAAACAGTTAAACAGCTATTAACCGAAGATATTGTTACACCAGATGTTGAAGTAAAAGGTTGGGTAAGAACCTTTAGGGCCAACCGATTTATTGCCTTAAACGACGGTTCTACTTTAAACAACATTCAATGTGTTGTAGATTTTGAAAAAATTGACGAAAACACCCTAAAGCGTATTACTACCGGGGCAGCCATTCATGTAAAAGGCAAGCTGGTAGCGAGCCAAGGCAAAGGGCAAAGCGTTGAAATACAAGTGAAAGAGTTGGTTGTTTTAGGGGATTCGGATCCTGAAAAATACCCCATCCAACCTAAGAAACATTCTTTTGAATTTTTAAGGGAAAACGCCCATTTACGCACCCGTACCAGCACATTCAGTGCGGTAATGCGGTTGCGCTCGGCACTGTCGTTTGCCATCCACAAATATTTTAACGACAATGGGTTTTACTACATGCATTCCCCAATTATTACAGGAAGTGATGCCGAAGGTGCCGGAGAAATGTTCCGAGTTACCAATCTGGACTTGAAAAACCTACCAAAAGACGATAACGGAAATATTGATTATTCTGAAGATTTCTTCGGAAAGGAAACCAATTTAACCGTTTCCGGACAATTGGAAGCCGAAACCTACGCCATGTCACTCGGAAAAGTGTACACTTTTGGACCCACCTTTCGTGCCGAAAACTCGAATACCTCGCGCCATTTGGCCGAATTTTGGATGATTGAGCCCGAAGTAGCCTTTATGGATTTGGCCGGAAATATGGATTTAGCTGAAGATTTTATGAAGTCGGTTATCCAATATATTTTAGATAATAACCGTGAAGATCTGGAGTTTTTGGACAAACGTTTGCAAGACGAAGACAAAACCAAACCACAGGCCGAACGCAGTAGTATGGGTCTTATTGAAAAGCTGAATTTTGTTACCGACAACCATTTTAAGCGTGTAAGCTATACCGAGGCCATCGATATTTTACGCAACAGCAAACCCAATAAAAAGAAAAAATTTAAATATTTAATTGACGATTGGGGCTGCGATTTACAGAGCGAGCACGAGCGTTTTCTCGTTGAAAAACACTTTAAGTGCCCCGTAATTCTGTTTGATTACCCTGCCAATATAAAAGCCTTTTATATGCGCCTTAACGACGACGGCAAAACCGTTCGTGCGATGGATATTCTTTTTCCCGGCATTGGCGAAATTGTTGGAGGTGCCCAACGTGAAGAACGGTTGGACGTTTTAAAACAGAAAATGTCCGTTTTAGATATTCCAGAAGAAGAACTTTGGTGGTACCTCGATTTGCGCAAATACGGTACTGCCGTACACTCCGGCTTTGGTTTAGGTTTTGAACGTTTGGTAATGTTTGCCACCGGCATGAGTAATATTAGAGATGTGATTCCGTTTCCACGAACGCCACAAAATGCAGAATTTTAA
- a CDS encoding efflux RND transporter permease subunit: MLKLFTKDFWDVVARLILRNKIIILAAIIVATFLLAQKWENMRFTYTEANLLPDDHEVNLVYNDFLKTFGEEGNLIVLGVKDSSLFSVEKLNAWNQLAHSFKSDEAVETVISIKDLQKLVKDTENEKFKLEPFIKGKISSIAEIDTLQNELFEKYPFYDNFLFNKDTKTIRSAIYLKKNIVNTAARKDFVIDVLLPKIEAFKATHNLDVKVSGMPYIRTLNAQLIVDEIGWFVGVALLVTSVIFFFFFRSFRATFISLIVVCIGVMWTLGIIGALNYEITVLTALIPPLIIVIGIPNCIFLINKYQHEVKLHGNKVKSLQRVITKIGNATLMTNVTTASGFATFILTESKLLKEFGVVASLSILAIFILCLLIIPIIYTFLPFPKDRHLEHLNKRWIGGFVDWMERMVRQRRITIYFTAVILLAISIIGIYQIKISGSLIEDMPQDSEFVQDIRFFEEEFNGIMPLEIMVDTKRKKGVMKLSTLKRMDELEELIVETPELSKPISVVGLVKYSKQAYYNGKPKYYQLPTSQENNFILSYAKNSSSNVDLLNNFVDSTGQYARITTFMKDIGTDKMERIEENLQTKIDKVFPKERYNVTMTGKALVFQKGTKYLVKNLAISLSLAILLIALFMAYMFRSARMIIVSLIPNLLPLLVTAGLMGYLGVPIKPSTILVFSIAFGISVDDTIHFLAKYRQELQANKWKIKVSVYGALRETGVSMFYTSIVLFFGFSVFTISSFGGTVALGALVSATLLFAMLSNLLLLPSLLLSLERNIANKQVLRKPSINIIPEEDEDEKI, translated from the coding sequence ATGTTAAAACTTTTCACAAAAGACTTTTGGGACGTTGTTGCGCGATTGATTTTACGCAATAAAATCATCATTCTCGCCGCAATAATCGTCGCTACATTTTTACTAGCCCAGAAATGGGAAAACATGCGCTTCACTTACACCGAAGCGAACCTGTTGCCAGACGACCATGAGGTAAATTTGGTGTACAACGATTTTTTAAAAACATTCGGTGAAGAAGGCAACCTAATTGTACTTGGTGTTAAGGACAGCAGCTTATTTTCGGTTGAAAAATTGAATGCTTGGAACCAGCTTGCCCATAGCTTTAAATCGGACGAGGCGGTGGAAACGGTCATTTCCATAAAAGACCTTCAAAAACTGGTGAAGGATACCGAAAATGAAAAGTTCAAATTGGAACCTTTCATAAAAGGAAAAATTTCTTCCATAGCTGAAATTGACACACTTCAAAACGAACTTTTTGAAAAATATCCGTTTTACGATAATTTCCTGTTCAACAAAGACACCAAAACCATTCGCAGTGCCATCTATCTAAAAAAGAATATCGTTAATACAGCCGCTAGAAAGGATTTTGTAATTGACGTACTTTTACCAAAAATTGAAGCTTTTAAAGCTACACACAACCTAGATGTTAAGGTTTCTGGCATGCCGTACATTCGCACCTTAAACGCCCAACTTATTGTTGATGAAATTGGGTGGTTTGTAGGTGTAGCCCTTTTGGTTACTTCTGTTATTTTCTTTTTCTTTTTCAGGTCGTTCAGGGCTACCTTCATTTCGCTTATTGTGGTATGTATTGGCGTGATGTGGACCTTGGGCATTATTGGGGCACTCAACTACGAAATTACCGTGCTCACGGCTCTAATTCCGCCGCTTATTATCGTTATTGGTATTCCCAACTGTATTTTCCTTATCAATAAATACCAGCATGAGGTAAAGCTGCATGGCAACAAAGTAAAATCGTTACAACGTGTAATTACTAAAATTGGAAACGCCACATTAATGACCAACGTTACCACGGCTTCGGGTTTTGCCACATTCATTTTAACAGAAAGCAAATTGCTGAAGGAATTTGGCGTGGTAGCCTCATTAAGTATTTTGGCCATTTTTATACTTTGCCTACTCATCATCCCCATTATTTACACCTTTTTGCCGTTCCCAAAAGACCGCCACTTAGAGCATCTTAACAAACGTTGGATTGGCGGTTTTGTAGATTGGATGGAACGCATGGTAAGGCAACGCCGCATCACCATTTATTTTACGGCGGTTATTTTATTGGCCATTAGCATTATTGGCATATACCAAATCAAGATTTCGGGCAGCTTGATTGAAGACATGCCGCAGGATTCTGAATTTGTTCAGGACATTCGTTTCTTCGAGGAAGAATTTAACGGCATTATGCCTTTGGAAATTATGGTCGATACCAAACGTAAAAAAGGCGTGATGAAACTCTCCACCCTAAAGCGCATGGACGAACTGGAGGAATTGATTGTTGAAACACCCGAACTCTCCAAACCCATTTCGGTGGTGGGCTTGGTAAAATATTCCAAACAGGCTTATTACAATGGTAAGCCCAAATACTACCAACTACCTACCTCACAGGAAAACAACTTTATTTTATCGTACGCCAAAAACTCCTCTTCAAACGTCGATTTGCTTAATAATTTTGTGGATAGCACCGGCCAATACGCCCGTATCACTACTTTTATGAAAGACATTGGCACCGATAAAATGGAGCGTATTGAAGAAAATCTTCAAACGAAAATCGATAAGGTTTTCCCGAAAGAACGCTACAATGTCACCATGACCGGAAAAGCGCTCGTGTTTCAAAAAGGCACCAAATATTTGGTTAAAAACCTAGCCATTTCATTGTCTTTGGCCATTCTTTTAATCGCCTTGTTTATGGCGTACATGTTCCGCTCGGCAAGAATGATTATTGTATCGCTCATCCCAAACCTTCTTCCATTACTGGTAACGGCAGGCTTAATGGGGTACTTGGGGGTTCCTATAAAACCATCAACTATTTTGGTGTTTAGTATTGCTTTTGGTATTTCAGTAGATGATACTATTCACTTTTTGGCCAAATACCGCCAAGAGTTGCAGGCCAATAAATGGAAAATAAAAGTATCGGTTTACGGCGCCTTACGAGAAACTGGAGTAAGTATGTTTTACACCTCAATTGTGCTATTTTTTGGTTTTTCGGTATTTACCATTTCCAGCTTTGGCGGCACGGTAGCCTTGGGTGCTTTGGTTTCGGCCACTTTGCTTTTCGCTATGTTGTCTAATTTACTGCTTCTTCCGTCTTTACTGCTATCTTTAGAACGTAATATTGCCAACAAGCAAGTCTTAAGAAAGCCATCTATCAATATTATTCCCGAGGAGGACGAAGACGAAAAAATCTAA